The following proteins come from a genomic window of Brevibacillus antibioticus:
- a CDS encoding NCS2 family permease has translation MRKYFEFDKLGTNYRREIIAGITTFLAMAYILAVNPFILSGADLPPDLKANYPEFGAVFTATALAAALGTLLMGILGRLPIGQAPGMGLNAFFTYTVVLTMQIPWQQALAGVFLSCTIFLILSLTGVREAIIKAIPQSLKYAVSAGIGLFIAFIGLKNAGIIVANDATFVALGHLTFYHEGMKPEAILAAKNALLAVFGLIVTVILLSRKVNAGIFIGMLITAITGMFFGLVNLPEQIVSAPPSLAPTFGAAFQYLGDPSALFTVNMLIVVLTFLFVDFFDATGTLLGVANQAGLLKEDGNLPRPGKALASDAIAGMAGAVLGTSTTTAYVESTAGVAAGGRSGFTAVVTGIMFLLALFFSPILAIVTPAVTAPALIIVGVLMASHIVKVAWDDLDEAFPAFLTILLMPLTYSIATGIATGFIVYPVMKVMKGKAREVHPAMYVLFLVFLAYFIWLRE, from the coding sequence GTGCGGAAGTATTTCGAGTTTGACAAGCTAGGCACCAATTACCGACGCGAAATCATCGCGGGTATCACTACTTTTTTGGCAATGGCATATATCTTGGCTGTCAATCCATTCATTCTCAGTGGTGCTGACCTGCCGCCAGATTTGAAAGCAAACTATCCTGAATTTGGGGCTGTCTTTACCGCAACGGCTTTGGCTGCTGCTCTTGGTACACTGTTAATGGGTATTCTCGGACGTTTACCGATCGGTCAAGCTCCGGGAATGGGTTTGAACGCATTCTTTACTTATACCGTCGTTCTGACGATGCAAATTCCTTGGCAACAGGCTTTGGCTGGCGTATTCCTTTCTTGTACGATCTTTTTGATTCTATCCCTGACAGGTGTTCGGGAAGCGATCATCAAAGCGATTCCACAAAGCTTGAAGTATGCAGTTTCAGCAGGGATTGGTCTTTTTATCGCGTTTATCGGTTTGAAAAACGCGGGTATTATCGTAGCAAATGATGCCACCTTCGTAGCACTGGGACATCTGACCTTCTATCACGAGGGCATGAAGCCGGAAGCAATTTTGGCAGCGAAAAATGCGTTGCTTGCTGTGTTTGGTCTGATCGTGACGGTCATTCTGCTTTCTCGCAAAGTCAATGCGGGTATCTTTATCGGAATGTTGATTACGGCGATTACCGGGATGTTTTTCGGACTGGTGAATCTGCCTGAGCAAATCGTTTCTGCACCACCGAGCCTTGCTCCTACATTCGGTGCTGCGTTCCAATATCTCGGTGATCCATCCGCTTTGTTCACTGTGAACATGCTGATCGTTGTGTTGACGTTCTTGTTTGTAGACTTTTTCGATGCGACGGGTACGCTCTTGGGCGTAGCGAACCAAGCGGGATTGCTCAAAGAAGACGGCAATTTGCCTCGCCCAGGAAAAGCACTCGCTTCCGATGCGATTGCAGGTATGGCAGGTGCGGTACTCGGTACATCTACCACTACAGCTTATGTTGAATCGACAGCAGGGGTAGCGGCAGGTGGACGCTCCGGATTTACCGCAGTTGTCACAGGGATTATGTTCCTGTTGGCATTGTTCTTCTCACCGATTCTTGCGATTGTCACACCTGCGGTTACGGCTCCAGCGCTTATTATCGTCGGTGTTCTGATGGCTTCGCACATTGTAAAAGTGGCATGGGATGATCTGGACGAAGCGTTCCCTGCGTTCCTGACGATCTTGTTGATGCCATTGACTTACAGTATTGCAACAGGTATTGCGACGGGCTTCATTGTCTATCCAGTGATGAAGGTAATGAAAGGCAAGGCTCGCGAAGTACATCCGGCGATGTATGTGCTGTTCTTGGTCTTCCTGGCGTACTTCATCTGGTTGCGTGAATAG
- a CDS encoding NTF2 fold immunity protein — MSYMDAWERIIAEQERERDRLRVNRITVRVGDKKKSKRNIHQKEKLIEYGFVERDLYDENLYGRFELYFADRDTLRKQDRFGDEIAFGELADEHAVAAAIFSYLAEHYSQFLKETPFAISYNPIAEAWIIEGTLPPGWLGGVIYIALAKENGKLLMMYGTK; from the coding sequence ATGAGCTATATGGATGCTTGGGAGCGAATAATAGCAGAGCAGGAGCGAGAACGTGACCGACTTCGAGTTAATCGAATAACTGTAAGGGTCGGCGATAAGAAAAAGAGCAAGCGCAACATTCATCAAAAGGAAAAGCTCATCGAATATGGCTTCGTAGAACGTGATTTGTATGATGAGAATTTATATGGGAGGTTTGAACTCTATTTCGCCGATCGCGACACTCTTCGCAAGCAAGATCGGTTTGGAGATGAAATTGCTTTTGGTGAGCTTGCAGATGAACATGCAGTTGCCGCTGCAATCTTCTCCTATTTGGCGGAGCACTATTCTCAATTTTTGAAGGAAACTCCCTTCGCTATTAGCTATAACCCGATTGCAGAAGCTTGGATTATCGAAGGAACTCTTCCTCCGGGATGGCTAGGTGGAGTCATTTATATTGCTCTTGCCAAAGAAAATGGAAAGCTTCTCATGATGTATGGAACGAAATAA
- the guaA gene encoding glutamine-hydrolyzing GMP synthase yields the protein MDKSMEMVVVLDFGGQYNQLIARRVRDLGVYSELIPFNTPVEKIKEMNPKGIIFSGGPASVYEEGAPTVDPAIFDLGLPVLGICYGMQLMSHLTGGKVERAGKREYGKAELRMQQKHSLYDKWDTSEIVWMSHSDKVVELPTGFVIDAVSDSCPVAAISNPERQLYGVQFHPEVVHTQKGTEFIGNFLFNICGCEANWSMTTFIEDELVRIRETVGNKQVLCALSGGVDSSVVAALIHRAIGDQLTCMFVDHGLLRQGEAEGVMETFGEKFSMKVIKIDARERFMSKLKGVSDPEQKRKIIGNEFIYVFDEEAAKLTDMDFLAQGTLYTDIVESGTATAQTIKSHHNVGGLPEDMKFTLIEPLKTLFKDEVRRLGTELGLPDEIVWRQPFPGPGLGIRVLGEVTEEKLKIVRESDAILREEIAKAGLDREIWQYFTALPNMTTVGVMGDVRTYSYTVGIRAVTSIDGMTADWARIPWDVLEKISVRIVNEVDNVNRIVYDVTSKPPATIEWE from the coding sequence ATGGACAAGTCAATGGAAATGGTCGTCGTACTCGATTTCGGAGGCCAGTACAATCAGCTGATCGCGCGCCGTGTACGCGATCTGGGTGTTTATAGTGAACTGATACCGTTCAATACACCTGTTGAAAAAATTAAAGAGATGAATCCAAAAGGGATTATTTTCTCTGGTGGACCTGCTAGCGTGTACGAAGAGGGAGCACCAACTGTAGACCCTGCGATTTTTGATCTGGGCTTGCCTGTATTGGGTATTTGCTACGGAATGCAGTTGATGAGCCATTTGACGGGCGGAAAAGTAGAACGCGCGGGTAAACGCGAGTACGGAAAAGCTGAACTGCGTATGCAGCAAAAACATAGCTTGTACGACAAATGGGATACAAGCGAGATCGTGTGGATGAGCCACTCTGACAAAGTAGTGGAGCTCCCAACCGGATTTGTCATTGATGCGGTAAGCGACAGCTGCCCGGTAGCTGCGATCAGCAACCCTGAACGCCAGCTGTACGGCGTACAGTTCCATCCAGAAGTAGTTCATACTCAAAAAGGTACTGAGTTCATCGGAAACTTCCTGTTCAACATTTGTGGATGTGAAGCGAATTGGAGCATGACGACGTTCATCGAGGACGAGCTGGTTCGCATTCGTGAAACAGTGGGCAACAAGCAAGTACTGTGTGCATTGAGCGGCGGTGTGGATTCTTCCGTAGTAGCAGCGCTGATTCACAGAGCGATTGGCGATCAATTGACGTGCATGTTCGTTGACCACGGTCTTCTGCGCCAAGGGGAAGCAGAAGGGGTAATGGAGACATTCGGTGAGAAATTCTCCATGAAAGTGATCAAGATCGATGCTCGCGAGCGTTTTATGAGCAAGCTCAAAGGTGTATCTGACCCAGAGCAAAAGCGCAAAATCATCGGTAACGAGTTCATTTATGTATTCGATGAAGAAGCAGCAAAGCTGACAGATATGGACTTCTTGGCACAAGGTACGCTGTACACGGATATCGTAGAGAGCGGAACAGCCACTGCACAAACGATCAAATCGCACCACAACGTAGGCGGTTTGCCAGAAGACATGAAGTTCACGTTGATTGAACCGTTGAAAACATTGTTCAAAGACGAAGTGCGCAGACTGGGTACAGAGCTGGGCTTGCCAGATGAGATTGTTTGGCGTCAGCCATTCCCAGGACCAGGCCTCGGCATTCGTGTTTTGGGTGAAGTTACTGAAGAAAAACTGAAGATCGTTCGTGAATCCGATGCGATCTTGCGTGAGGAGATTGCCAAGGCAGGTCTCGATCGGGAAATCTGGCAGTACTTCACGGCTTTGCCAAACATGACGACCGTAGGTGTAATGGGAGATGTTCGTACGTATTCTTACACAGTAGGGATTCGTGCGGTAACGTCCATTGATGGTATGACCGCTGACTGGGCGCGCATTCCGTGGGATGTATTGGAGAAAATCTCTGTGCGTATCGTGAATGAAGTAGACAATGTAAACCGCATTGTGTATGATGTAACGTCCAAACCACCAGCAACAATTGAGTGGGAATAG
- a CDS encoding transglutaminase TgpA family protein, with protein MSVWKRPTIWEWVLALFLFLMLREWLLPLQTLTDTGILWPFYAIVGGVIIIDLLIPYRWLTLPIKALGLMVLLHATLFDKPFFDSDWIGQLYGQMIHDLPLAFQQDWASMSILSRNTMFDLVLVLLATMLTYLVLEQRQGLWFVFLTELYLAVLDTFLPYDASSGVVRTLIIGFLMLAISHLMKMMNMATLAGKRSRIMLNSLLASVMVIMACIGIGYAAPKAGPSWPDPIAFLTGKGSDTPVGVMKKVGYDNNDERLGGPFLQDNTLVFIAKTNERSYWRGDSKDVYTGVGWEKGDREYESILDPQTYTWENTMFQGLETKKVQATLEFKGPQQFPTVFYQGQLKKVSNYAPPEATVVYDKMNQQLEVRAGKINLVQLSEKNGRPEYGPNPLLLKLNQYKVETEVPIVSEKAVTNAGTNYPDDIKERYLQVPASVPPRVRELAATITKDAKTPYDKVRAIENYLRSSGKYKYETKDVPVAAEGQDFVDHFLFDSLRGYCDHFSTSMAVMLRTLDIPTRWVKGFAPGERVGTDAFNYETLEVRNKDAHSWVEVYFPGIGWVPFEATSTFMSPVRFNYDLVTSKPEIPVPLPNLANQTDGDRGNGRFNELEEGDSPAGSGIKIPWQVNAGLAVAIVVAGIIVWRRRQDIQLWWMRRQLNQERSSEFPDRYHLLMQMMERVYTRRQPGETLREYVGRMTLPADKRQDLRYLTELYERTVYGYKQMEQNARTIAEQILERLIRQLKP; from the coding sequence ATGAGCGTTTGGAAGCGTCCAACGATTTGGGAATGGGTCTTGGCCCTTTTTCTGTTCCTGATGTTAAGAGAGTGGCTTCTTCCTCTACAGACATTAACGGATACGGGCATTCTGTGGCCGTTTTATGCGATTGTGGGTGGAGTCATTATCATTGACCTGTTGATCCCTTATCGGTGGTTAACTTTGCCGATCAAAGCACTTGGGCTAATGGTGCTTTTGCATGCTACTTTATTTGACAAACCGTTTTTTGACTCGGATTGGATTGGTCAATTGTACGGACAGATGATTCACGATCTTCCGTTAGCGTTTCAACAGGATTGGGCCAGCATGTCGATCCTGTCGCGGAATACCATGTTTGATCTCGTTTTGGTGTTGTTAGCGACGATGTTAACGTATCTTGTGCTGGAACAACGGCAAGGCTTATGGTTTGTCTTTTTGACCGAACTGTATTTGGCAGTGTTGGATACGTTTCTCCCGTATGATGCCAGTTCAGGGGTTGTACGGACGCTGATTATTGGTTTCCTGATGCTGGCCATTAGTCATCTGATGAAGATGATGAACATGGCAACACTGGCAGGGAAGAGAAGCCGAATCATGCTCAACTCACTGCTGGCTTCGGTGATGGTCATTATGGCTTGTATAGGTATCGGTTATGCAGCACCGAAGGCAGGACCGTCATGGCCTGATCCGATCGCTTTTTTAACAGGGAAAGGAAGCGATACGCCTGTTGGTGTGATGAAAAAAGTAGGATACGACAACAACGACGAACGGTTAGGCGGTCCTTTCCTGCAAGATAACACATTAGTGTTTATTGCAAAGACGAACGAGCGTAGCTATTGGCGCGGTGACTCGAAGGACGTGTATACGGGAGTTGGCTGGGAAAAAGGCGATAGAGAGTATGAGTCAATCCTGGACCCGCAAACCTATACATGGGAGAATACGATGTTCCAAGGGCTTGAAACGAAAAAGGTTCAAGCTACATTAGAATTTAAAGGCCCGCAGCAATTCCCGACTGTCTTTTATCAAGGGCAGCTAAAAAAGGTGAGCAACTACGCTCCACCAGAGGCAACTGTTGTTTATGACAAAATGAATCAGCAACTTGAAGTACGGGCAGGAAAAATCAACTTGGTTCAGCTGAGTGAGAAAAACGGTCGGCCAGAGTACGGCCCCAATCCGCTTTTGCTCAAACTGAATCAATACAAGGTCGAGACCGAAGTACCGATTGTTAGTGAAAAGGCCGTGACGAATGCGGGGACGAACTATCCGGATGATATCAAAGAGCGCTATTTGCAGGTGCCAGCCTCGGTTCCTCCGCGAGTAAGAGAGCTAGCTGCAACGATTACCAAGGATGCGAAGACTCCTTATGACAAAGTGAGAGCGATCGAGAATTACTTGCGCTCAAGTGGAAAATATAAGTATGAAACGAAAGACGTTCCAGTCGCTGCAGAGGGCCAGGATTTTGTCGATCACTTCTTGTTTGACAGCCTTCGAGGGTACTGTGACCATTTTTCCACTTCGATGGCAGTTATGCTTCGTACCCTGGATATCCCGACACGTTGGGTCAAGGGCTTCGCACCTGGTGAACGAGTGGGAACGGATGCGTTTAACTACGAGACTTTAGAAGTGCGCAACAAGGATGCTCACTCGTGGGTAGAGGTCTACTTCCCGGGGATTGGTTGGGTTCCGTTTGAAGCGACGAGTACCTTCATGTCACCTGTTCGTTTTAATTATGATCTGGTCACTTCAAAGCCGGAGATCCCTGTTCCGTTGCCGAACCTGGCGAATCAAACGGACGGCGATCGTGGGAATGGACGTTTCAATGAGCTGGAAGAGGGAGACAGCCCAGCAGGTAGTGGGATTAAAATTCCTTGGCAAGTAAACGCGGGATTGGCTGTAGCCATTGTTGTGGCAGGAATTATCGTGTGGCGTCGCAGACAAGATATTCAGCTATGGTGGATGCGCAGGCAACTGAATCAAGAGCGAAGCAGTGAGTTCCCGGATCGGTACCATTTGCTGATGCAGATGATGGAGCGTGTCTACACGCGCAGACAGCCAGGAGAAACGTTGCGGGAGTACGTGGGCAGGATGACCCTGCCGGCAGACAAGCGACAAGACCTGCGCTATTTGACGGAGCTGTACGAACGTACCGTGTATGGCTACAAACAAATGGAACAAAATGCGAGAACTATAGCAGAGCAAATACTCGAACGGTTAATCCGTCAATTGAAGCCTTGA
- a CDS encoding DUF58 domain-containing protein produces the protein MRQKRWGKLKAIALVLITYVFAKFQGGFSSWFLFYSSLVFLLYEIVAYVLMFTKLEVERELDRNRLQDGEDVIVTIRLRRRIWFPLGWNMIMEPLPARLAGVYEPHRQLIFPWFKREVEFRYVIPNVPRGYYRLEECVVSGGDFFGFFERRKVYSISQEFLVYPKYKELTHWALGDGSFSGTVHVSHRRSDDVAAVRGVRDYHRGDRLSQIHWRASARGTGLKTKEFEHQAMNQAVFFLDVEKTNYQGKPVHLFETAVKLAASLIAFANRNQYHYGLVYKQAERISIPPGLSHAHFLRVFDQLARVAPEGQELFARIVGREALEQPQGVTLIIITPHVEKTLIGRLITLAQKGRRVQLFLMQNESTISHEQKQALQLLGANKVTCTSIHMDDQEWKRIGGA, from the coding sequence ATGAGACAGAAAAGGTGGGGTAAGCTCAAGGCGATTGCATTAGTTCTGATTACTTATGTATTCGCAAAATTTCAAGGTGGCTTTTCAAGCTGGTTTCTTTTCTATAGTAGTTTGGTGTTTCTCCTATATGAAATTGTCGCTTATGTACTCATGTTCACGAAGCTAGAAGTCGAGCGTGAATTAGATCGCAATCGTCTGCAGGATGGGGAAGATGTCATTGTAACGATACGTCTGCGCCGGAGGATTTGGTTTCCGCTGGGCTGGAATATGATTATGGAGCCATTGCCGGCGAGGCTGGCTGGCGTGTATGAGCCGCATCGACAACTGATATTCCCGTGGTTCAAAAGGGAAGTCGAGTTTCGTTATGTCATACCCAATGTACCGCGCGGATACTATCGTCTCGAAGAATGTGTAGTAAGCGGCGGGGATTTTTTTGGATTTTTTGAGCGTCGCAAGGTTTATTCGATTTCTCAAGAGTTTCTCGTTTATCCAAAATACAAAGAATTGACCCATTGGGCCCTGGGGGATGGGAGCTTCAGTGGTACGGTGCATGTTTCCCATCGGCGCTCTGACGACGTTGCAGCAGTACGGGGCGTAAGAGACTATCATCGGGGCGATCGGTTGAGTCAAATTCATTGGCGAGCTTCCGCACGGGGGACGGGTCTGAAGACGAAGGAATTTGAGCATCAGGCAATGAATCAGGCTGTCTTTTTCCTTGATGTGGAGAAGACAAACTACCAAGGGAAGCCTGTGCACTTGTTCGAAACAGCGGTGAAGCTAGCCGCGAGTCTGATCGCTTTCGCCAATCGGAATCAATACCATTATGGGCTCGTGTACAAGCAAGCAGAACGTATATCGATACCACCAGGACTGTCCCATGCCCATTTCCTCAGAGTTTTTGATCAATTAGCTCGTGTCGCGCCAGAAGGACAAGAGTTATTTGCAAGAATTGTGGGAAGAGAAGCATTGGAGCAGCCTCAAGGTGTCACTTTGATCATTATTACACCGCATGTAGAAAAAACGTTGATCGGTCGTTTGATCACACTCGCTCAAAAAGGCAGACGGGTGCAGCTGTTTCTCATGCAGAACGAGTCAACCATTTCGCATGAACAAAAGCAAGCGTTGCAACTGCTTGGCGCAAACAAAGTAACATGTACGTCTATTCACATGGATGATCAAGAGTGGAAACGGATTGGAGGTGCATAG
- a CDS encoding AAA family ATPase: MNPIKLEQVNPAITGLIDNIEKVLIGKRSVIELMVAAILANGHVLLEDVPGVGKTMMVRALSKSISGEFKRIQFTPDLLPTDVTGVAIFNQKSLEFEFRQGPIFANVILADEINRTSPKTQSALLEAMEERSVTIDGSTYRLAEPFFVMATQNPLEYEGTFPLPEAQLDRFFMQLSLGYPTVEEEMRMLSRFSAANPLEELQPVMSTAELAELQRQVSTIKVSEGIKEYLVRLCHRTREHHHIYLGVSPRGSLALFRAVQALAFVRGRDYVIPDDVKELVPVVFAHRMIVKPEARLEGATVDRVLAMILSETRVPVS; the protein is encoded by the coding sequence ATGAACCCTATCAAATTGGAACAAGTAAATCCTGCAATAACCGGTTTAATCGATAATATAGAAAAAGTATTGATTGGTAAGCGCTCCGTGATTGAACTGATGGTAGCGGCTATTCTAGCGAATGGTCACGTTTTGCTAGAGGATGTACCAGGCGTTGGGAAGACCATGATGGTACGTGCATTGTCCAAATCAATCAGCGGTGAGTTTAAACGCATTCAATTTACCCCAGATTTGTTGCCAACGGATGTGACAGGGGTCGCTATTTTTAATCAAAAAAGCCTGGAATTTGAGTTCCGTCAAGGGCCGATTTTTGCAAATGTCATTCTTGCAGACGAAATCAACAGGACTTCACCCAAAACACAATCGGCACTCTTGGAAGCCATGGAAGAGCGCTCGGTAACAATCGATGGTTCTACGTATCGATTGGCAGAGCCATTTTTTGTGATGGCTACGCAAAACCCATTAGAGTATGAAGGGACCTTCCCATTACCTGAAGCTCAATTGGACCGATTCTTCATGCAATTAAGCTTGGGATATCCAACGGTAGAGGAAGAAATGCGGATGTTGTCCAGATTCTCGGCAGCGAATCCATTGGAAGAGCTTCAGCCGGTTATGTCCACCGCCGAGCTTGCGGAACTCCAGCGCCAGGTATCGACGATCAAGGTATCAGAAGGAATAAAAGAATACCTCGTGCGTCTATGTCATCGTACGCGTGAGCATCATCATATTTACTTAGGCGTGAGCCCGCGCGGTTCTCTTGCTCTTTTCCGGGCTGTTCAGGCGTTGGCCTTCGTTCGTGGACGTGACTATGTCATTCCAGATGACGTGAAGGAACTAGTTCCAGTAGTGTTTGCACACCGTATGATTGTGAAACCAGAAGCAAGACTGGAAGGAGCAACCGTAGATCGGGTGTTGGCTATGATCTTGTCTGAGACCCGTGTCCCGGTAAGCTAA